In Daucus carota subsp. sativus chromosome 4, DH1 v3.0, whole genome shotgun sequence, one DNA window encodes the following:
- the LOC108218790 gene encoding nudix hydrolase 16, mitochondrial — MSELVARTGRHQQRYVDGYRLIAGCIPFRYKYSETDDGEPSEKNIEVLMISSTSGPGLLFPKGGWENDETVKEAAVREAVEEAGVRGDLKHFLGEYYFKSKTLQDEFSPEGLCKAAMYALLVKEELDSWPEKSLRQRRWLTIAEAGECCRHSWMKEALEEGFRKWLSDGMISTMEENNHILTSISSPKEEE; from the exons ATGTCTGAATTGGTGGCCCGCACTGGTCGTCATCAACAACGCTACGTAGACGGCTATCGCCTCATCGCCGG GTGCATTCCATTTAGGTATAAGTATTCTGAAACGGATGATGGTGAACCATCTGAAAAGAACATTGAAGTTCTAATGATTAGCTCGACCAGTGGACCTGGTCTTCTTTTTCCAAAG GGTGGGTGGGAGAATGATGAAACTGTTAAGGAAGCAGCGGTACGTGAAGCTGTGGAAGAGGCTGGAGTTCGAGGAGATTTAAAG CATTTTCTGGGGGAATActattttaaaagtaaaacactTCAAGACGAGTTCAGTCCTGAAGGTTTGTGTAAAGCAGCTATGTACGCTTTGCTTGTGAAGGAGGAGCTTGATTCTTGGCCAGAAAAGAGCCTCCGTCAAAGACGTTGGTTAACAATTGCTGAAGCTGGTGAATGCTGTCGACATTCATGGATGAAAGAAGCCCTGGAAGAGGGTTTCAGGAAGTGGCTCAGTGATGGTATGATAAGCACTATGGAAGAAAACAACCACATTCTCACTTCTATTTCCTCTCCTAAGGAGGAGGAATGA
- the LOC108218640 gene encoding nonsense-mediated mRNA decay factor SMG7 encodes MTIPMDNTSDNLPRERIQRLYNQNAELESRRRKAAQARIPSDPNAWQQMRENYETIILEDNAFSEQHEVEYALWQLHYRRIEELRAHYSAALSAVSQSGKGSMRGGPERVTKIRSQLKTFLSQATGFYHDLMVKIRAKYGLPLGHFAEDLETQISLSKDGNRLVEIKKGLVSCNRCLIYLGDLARYKGLYGEDDSKARDFAASYSYYMQAAAIWPSSGNPHHQLAILASYSGDELVAVYRYFRSLAVDNPFSTARENLIIAFEKNRQIYSQLLGDVKPSSVKTRQVRVNGRGRGKGDNKPTTKDVKVEATLFKEKSRSMAEILKAFSTRFVRLNGILFTRTSLETFEEVFSLTKSDFLELVSSGAVEGLNFGSDTSECRLLIIRLIVILIFTVHNVNRETENQSYAVILQRSVVLKNAFTAIFEFMGHILERCIQLTDPSASYMLPGIMVFVEWLACRQDIAVGSELDERQSSARSFFWNHCVTFFNKLLSSSFMFVNQDEDDTCFYNMSSYDENETGNRLALPEDFELRGFLPLQAAQLVLDFSRKHSFESEGGKKEKKARIERIIAAGKSLANVVKVGQQVIYYDTRLKSFVFGVEPQIAENPVLDFKGEANLEGSKTTALQPKAQLHLDVDDEDEVIVFKPVVNKNNTDVIDSNLTVSEVFLSGIDVSSVSLGNTSAYVSASHDDTILQNSFNTSSRPPISLDFTAQYLQPSQPSDLNWATERGSAVNGFSNLSFVESDFSSKSKLQDFSGLLRPAPSTAPFPQPPSLDAVNRYPGSSTETLIPNQSDSVMSSGVNTDTLSRKPSLAMAVGAKKNPVSRPIRHSGPPPGFNSVPSKPVDELFSGITLKEAPAMDDYSWLDGYRLPASAQIGGFSNSINPVQAGLPPTKSENSIGLVSFPFPGKQVSTSRAQMDKQNIWQDYQFPGTLNQNHQKANIQTIPIGQQYQGQSLWEGRFFV; translated from the exons ATGACTATACCAATGGACAACACTTCTGATAATCTTCCAAGAGAGCGTATTCAGCGACTTTACAATCAG AATGCAGAATTGGAGAGTAGGCGTAGGAAAGCGGCTCAGGCCAGAATTCCCTCAGATCCTAATGCTTGGCAACAAATGCGCGAAAACTATGAAACTATAATACTTGAAGATAATGCATTCTCTGAGCAACATGAAGTGGAGTATGCTTTGTGGCAGTTGCATTATAGGAGAATCGAGGAGCTACGGGCACACTACAGTGCTGCTCTATCAGCGGTGTCTCAGAGTGGGAAAGGTTCAATGAGAGGTGGACCTGAGCGGGTCACCAAAATTCGTTCCCAGCTGAAAACTTTTCTCTCTCAGGCAACCGGCTTTTATCATGATTTAATGGTTAAGATTAGGGCAAAGTATGGCCTACCTCTGGGTCACTTTGCAGAAGATCTAGAGACTCAAATTTCTTTATCAAAAGATGGAAATAGATTGGTGGAGATTAAAAAAGGCTTGGTATCGTGCAACCGCTGTTTGATTTATCTCGGGGATCTTGCTCGATACAAAGGTTTATATGGGGAAGATGATTCAAAAGCTCGTGATTTTGCTGCCTCATATAGTTACTACATGCAGGCGGCAGCAATTTGGCCCTCAAGTGGCAACCCTCATCATCAG CTTGCAATACTGGCATCGTACTCGGGGGATGAACTGGTGGCGGTTTACAGATATTTTCGAAGTCTGGCGGTGGATAACCCTTTTAGCACTGCAAGAGAAAACCTGATAATAGCATTTGAGAAG AACCGACAGATCTACTCTCAGCTGCTTGGTGATGTGAAACCATCTTCTGTCAAGACCAGGCAGGTACGGGTgaatggaagaggaagaggaaaaggTGACAACAAGCCTACAACAAAGGATGTCAAGGTGGAAGCAACTCTCTTTAAAGAGAAATCACGCAGTATGGCTGAAATTTTGAAAGCATTTAGCACTAGATTTGTCCGTCTCAATGGCATTTTATTTACACGTACAAG CTTAGAGACTTTCGAAGAAGTTTTTTCTTTGACCAAGAGTGACTTTCTAGAGCTTGTCTCCTCTGGTGCGGTTGAGGGGCTGAATTTTGGTTCAGATACTTCCGAATGTAGGCTCTTGATTATAAGGTTGATAGTGATACTGATATTCACGGTTCACAACGTAAATAGGGAAACTGAAAATCAATCATATGCTGTAATCTTGCAACGTTCAGTTGTGCTCAAGAATGCTTTTACTGCTATTTTCGAGTTTATGGGGCACATTCTTGAGAGGTGCATCCAGTTGACTGATCCTTCAGCAAGCTATATGTTGCCTGGCATCATGGTCTTTGTGGAGTGGTTAGCCTGTCGTCAAGACATTGCAGTTGGCAGCGAACTTGATGAGAGACAATCTAGTGCTAGATCTTTTTTCTGGAATCATTGTGTTACCTTTTTCAATAAGCTTCTCTCGAGCAGTTTCATGTTTGTTAATCAGGACGAGGATGATACTTGCTTCTACAACATGAGCAGTTATGATGAAAATGAAACTGGCAATCGGCTTGCACTGCCCGAGGACTTCGAACTAAGAGGATTCCTTCCCCTGCAAGCTGCGCAACTCGTACTTGACTTTTCAAGGAAGCATTCTTTTGAAAGTGAAGGTGGCaagaaggaaaagaaagctCGTATTGAAAGGATAATAGCTGCTGGAAAGTCTCTTGCTAATGTGGTTAAGGTTGGACAGCAGGTTATTTATTATGACACTAGGTTGAAGAGCTTTGTTTTTGGTGTCGAACCCCAAATTGCTGAAAACCCCGTATTAGATTTTAAAGGCGAAGCGAATTTGGAGGGAAGTAAAACCACAGCCCTGCAGCCAAAGGCACAGCTGCATCTTGATGTAGATGATGAGGATGAGGTGATTGTTTTTAAGCCAGTAGTCAATAAGAACAACACTGATGTGATTGATTCAAACTTGACCGTGTCTGAGGTTTTCCTGTCTGGTATTGACGTCTCAAGTGTTAGTTTGGGAAATACATCTGCATATGTTTCTGCTTCACATGATGATACTATTCTGCAGAACTCTTTCAATACCAGCTCAAGGCCACCTATTTCTCTTGACTTCACAGCCCAATATCTTCAGCCATCACAACCAAGTGATTTGAACTGGGCAACTGAACGAGGTTCTGCTGTCAATGGGTTTTCCAATTTGAGTTTTGTGGAAAGTGACTTCTCTTCAAAATCCAAGTTGCAGGATTTTTCAGGGCTTTTGCGCCCTGCCCCTTCGACAGCGCCCTTCCCACAGCCTCCGAGTCTTGATGCTGTCAATAGGTATCCTGGATCAAGTACAGAGACTTTAATTCCAAATCAGTCTGATTCTGTTATGTCCTCAGGAGTCAATACAGATACCCTATCTAGGAAGCCGTCATTGGCCATGGCAGTTGGAGCGAAAAAGAATCCCGTAAGCCGACCTATTCGACACTCGGGCCCGCCACCTGGATTTAACTCTGTTCCTTCCAAACCTGTTGATGAGCTGTTTTCTGGGATAACATTGAAGGAAGCTCCAGCGATGGATGATTACAGCTGGCTAGATGGATATCGGCTACCAGCATCTGCACAAATTGGTGGCTTTAGCAATTCTATTAATCCAGTGCAGGCTGGCCTACCTCCGACCAAGAGTGAAAACTCCATTGGGCTTGTAAGCTTTCCTTTCCCTGGAAAACAAGTGTCTACATCGCGAGCCCAAATGGACAAACAAAATATCTGGCAGGACTATCAGTTTCCTGGAACTTTGAATCAGAATCATCAGAAAGCAAATATTCAAACTATTCCTATAGGACAACAATATCAAGGGCAGTCTCTCTGGGAAGGTCGTTTCTTTGTGTGA
- the LOC108218789 gene encoding phosphatidylinositol 4-phosphate 5-kinase 6 encodes MRRLKSGSIYNGKRGVDTQSNCVVMKAWEATVRKTQAAAKRRANTIFGTTYVAHASDDESEVPAEPQSQPVGDVYHAERFLPNGDYYTGQWAENFPHGNGKYWWTDGCMYVGEWCRGKTNGKGLFSWPSGAIYEGQFKNGFMDGEGIYSAPNGDMYRGNWIMNLKHGYGNKEYSNGDTYEGDWCRGVQEGKGKYQWKNGNCYNGEWRNGMICGKGKLQWANGNSYDGSWEDNLPKGNGTLKWPDGSFYVGNWNKDPKEQNGNYYPSGSSIVDGNVEWDPQQVYNGDLQEIVICPNEKVPIWPSQKKLAVWRSSKGVDPTARPRRMSVDGRLEATSDSTFDRSSRGSREDVSLTLEDLSTRGSPIRIPKVIKKQGETISKGHKNYELMLNLQLGIRHSVGRPGPPPSLDLKASAFDPKEKVWTRFPPEGSKYTPPHQSCEFRWKDYCPLVFRTLRKLFKVDAADYMLSLCGNDALRELSSPGKSGSFFYLTNDDRYMIKTMKKSEVTVLLRMLSAYYNHFRSYDNSLVTKYYGLHCVKLNGPAQRKVRFIIMGNLLCSDYTIHRRFDLKGSSLGRMTDKPESEIDANTILKDLDLNFLFRLQKTWLQDFRRQIEKDCEFLEQERIMDYSLLVGLHFREPASAGDLIPSGSRTPTENGGPDSDSVSRLSKADMDQLLMDPSGWGSIKLGEHMPARVERTERREELQLIGEPTGEFYDVVMFFGIIDILQDYDITKKLEHAYKSIQYDPTSISAVDPRQYAKRFRDFILRVFAEDE; translated from the exons ATGAGACGTCTGAAATCTGGTAGCATATATAATGGGAAGAGGGGCGTAGATACTCAATCAAATTGTGTCGTGATGAAGGCGTGGGAGGCAACTGTACGCAAGACACAAGCTGCTGCAAAGAGAAGAGCCAATACCATTTTTGGTACAACTTATGTAGCTCATGCTAGCGACGACGAAAGTGAGGTACCTGCAGAGCCTCAGAGTCAGCCGGTTGGAGATGTTTATCATGCCGAAAGATTTCTACCTAATGGTGATTATTACACGGGACAATGGGCTGAAAATTTTCCTCATGGCAATGGGAAATACTGGTGGACTGATGGATGCATGTATGTTGGTGAGTGGTGCAGAGGCAAGACTAATGGGAAAGGTCTTTTCAGCTGGCCTTCAGGGGCTATATATGAAGGGCAATTTAAGAATGGATTTATGGATGGTGAAGGTATTTATTCGGCCCCCAATGGGGACATGTATAGGGGTAACTGGATCATGAATTTGAAGCATGGTTATGGCAATAAAGAGTACTCCAATGGGGACACGTACGAGGGTGATTGGTGTCGTGGGGTGCAGGAAGGCAAGGGGAAGTATCAGTGGAAGAATGGGAATTGTTATAACGGAGAATGGAGGAATGGAATGATTTGTGGGAAAGGGAAGTTGCAGTGGGCTAATGGGAATTCATATGATGGAAGTTGGGAAGATAATTTGCCCAAAGGGAATGGTACATTGAAATGGCCTGATGGAAGTTTTTATGTTGGGAATTGGAATAAAGATCCGAAGGAACAAAACGGGAATTATTATCCATCAGGTTCTTCTATAGTGGATGGAAATGTGGAGTGGGATCCTCAACAAGTGTACAATGGGGATTTGCAGGAAATTGTGATTTGTCCTAATGAGAAAGTTCCGATTTGGCCATCTCAGAAGAAGCTGGCTGTTTGGAGGTCTTCTAAGGGTGTGGATCCAACTGCAAGGCCTCGAAGAATGTCTGTTGATGGAAGGCTTGAGGCCACTTCTGATAGTACATTTGATAGAAGTTCCAGAGGGTCCAGAGAAGATGTTTCCTTGACACTTGAAGATTTAAGTACAAGAGGCAGTCCTATAAGGATCCCAAAAGTTATCAAAAAACAAGGAGAGACTATCAGTAAAGGGCATAAAAATTACGAGCTCATGCTTAACTTGCAGCTGGGGATCAG GCATTCTGTAGGAAGACCAGGTCCGCCTCCGTCGCTAGATTTGAAGGCTTCGGCTTTTGATCCGAAAGAAAAAGTCTGGACAAGGTTCCCCCCTGAGGGATCGAAGTACACCCCGCCACATCAGTCCTGTGAATTTAGATGGAAAGATTACTGTCCATTAGTTTTCAG GACTCTGAGGAAATTGTTCAAGGTAGATGCAGCTGATTATATGTTATCTCTTTGTGGTAATGATGCCCTTCGAGAGCTCTCTTCTCCTGGTAAAAGTGGTAGTTTTTTCTACTTGACAAACGACGACCGCTACATGATCAAGACAATGAAAAAATCAGAAGTAACA GTGCTCTTAAGGATGTTGTCAGCGTATTATAATCACTTCCGTTCATACGACAACAGTCTAGTGACCAAGTACTATGGACTACACTGTGTGAAGTTGAATGGCCCTGCACAGAGGAAG GTGCGGTTCATCATCATGGGGAATCTTCTGTGTTCTGATTACACAATCCACAGGCGATTCGACCTCAAGGGCTCGTCCCTGGGTCGTATGACAGATAAGccagaatcagagattgatGCCAACACAATCCTTAAGGATCTTGATCTCAACTTCTTATTCCGTCTACAGAAAACCTGGTTACAAGACTTTCGAAG GCAAATCGAAAAAGATTGTGAGTTCCTTGAACAGGAGAGGATTATGGACTACAGCCTGTTGGTCGGGCTTCACTTCAGAGAACCAGCAAGCGCTGGTGACCTCATTCCCTCTGGATCACGAACACCTACTG AGAATGGGGGCCCGGACTCTGATTCAGTCTCTCGGCTTTCTAAAGCAGACATGGATCAGCTTCTTATGGACCCTTCAGG GTGGGGTAGTATCAAACTGGGAGAGCATATGCCAGCAAGGGTCGAAAGAACAGAAAGAAGAGAAGAGTTGCAGCTAATAGGCGAGCCAACAGGAGAGTTTTACGACGTTGTGATGTTCTTTGGAATCATAGACATTCTCCAAGACTACGACATCACCAAGAAACTGGAGCATGCATACAAGTCCATTCAGTATGATCCAACGTCAATTTCAGCAGTGGATCCCAGACAATATGCAAAGCGTTTTCGTGATTTTATTTTGAGAGTTTTCGCAGAAGATGAATGA
- the LOC135152078 gene encoding protein ACCELERATED CELL DEATH 6-like — protein MCLELYRCAKNGKRDDFFSLLSSKNFPPSAIYIPKTPLQNTFLHVAASFGNEDLVGFIVQHFQSFLSMRNNRGDTALHVAAAAGHLAIVEILLEFQREQLRKDFLQDNGIQSINKTAIEKLKERVLVNDDGNTPLLEALINNHGKVAEYLIKAKIEDAYFVNKQGKSALFVAIEANNVGYVDTILRTDISYAYQHFLYEEVTKGKSLVHAAIKSRNIVLLKDITEMKTAILKIKDEKGQTPLHYAASTNFTEGVDFLLDKLKMDLIEKDADGLFPIHCASKYGHVGILKKLLQDSLDAREFVNQDGQNILHVAAKYGKYSVVTYISKNPGLVLLLNEKDKEGNTPLHLAAMNWHPKIVSCLTWDKRVDLKIVNNEGLTALDVAEDNIEGITSSRQRLTWTALKSAGAGKGMLTKKPKLEGLKSAKTEPYNMEYWKDRVNTLLLVSTLIATVTFAAAFTMPGGLNDLEPDHGLTTLLNKLIFKAFVIFDNIAMYSAILMSVSLMWAQLGDLTLVINSLRLAVPLLGVYLTMMSLAFMAAVYVVISKLFWLSLVCFTLGLIFLACLATLFFPFILPISSNKTIVRSASYYAFCLLMLGSGCFFDPDVENNYHPFRWQE, from the exons atgtgccttgaactATACAGATGTGCAAAGAACGGAAAAAGGGATGACTTCTTTTCTCTTTTATCTTCAAAAAACTTCCCCCCTTCAGCTATTTACATCCCAAAGACTCCTCTGCAGAATACATTCCTTCACGTTGCAGCTAGTTTTGGGAACGAAGATCTTGTGGGGTTCATTGTCCAACATTTTCAAAGCTTTCTCAGCATGAGAAATAACAGAGGTGACACAGCCCTTCATGTGGCCGCTGCTGCTGGTCACCTAGCAATAGTAGAAATTCTTCTGGAATTCCAAAGGGAGCAACTGAGAAAGGACTTCCTTCAGGATAATGGTATACAGAGCATCAATAAGACAGCAATTGAGAAACTTAAAGAAAGAGTACTGGTAAATGATGATGGTAACACACCTTTGCTTGAAGCTTTGATAAATAATCATGGAAAGGTTGCAGAGTATCTGATCAAAGCAAAAATAGAAGATGCATATTTTGTAAACAAGCAAGGAAAATCAGCATTATTCGTGGCAATTGAAGCTAATAACGTTGGCTATGTTGATACTATACTAAGAACCGACATTTCTTATGCTTACCAGCATTTTTTATATGAAGAAGTGACAAAAGGAAAATCTCTAGTCCATGCTGcaataaaatcaagaaacatAG TTCTACTGAAAGATATCACAGAGATGAAGACTGCAATACTGAAGATCAAAGATGAGAAAGGACAGACTCCACTTCACTATGCAGCGTCAACTAACTTTACTGAGGGGGTTGATTTCTTACTTGACAAACTTAAAATGGACCTCATTGAAAAGGATGCTGATGGATTATTTCCTATACACTGTGCTTCCAAGTATGGTCATGTTGGCATACTTAAGAAGTTGCTTCAAGATAGCCTAGATGCAAGGGAGTTTGTAAATCAAGATGGTCAAAATATCCTTCATGTTGCAGCTAAGTACGGAAAATACAGTGTTGTTACATACATTTCAAAAAATCCAGGGCTTGTGCTTCTACTTAATGAGAAAGATAAGGAAGGCAACACACCGTTGCATCTGGCAGCAATGAATTGGCATCCAAAGATTGTAAGTTGTCTGACATGGGATAAAAGAGTTGATCTAAAGATTGTTAACAACGAAGGCTTAACAGCTCTGGATGTTGCTGAAGACAATATAGAAGGAATAACTTCCTCTAGACAG CGGCTAACATGGACGGCACTGAAGTCTGCTGGTGCTGGAAAAGGAATGCTAACAAAGAAGCCAAAATTAGAGGGACTGAAGTCTGCAAAAACTGAGCCATACAACATGGAATATTGGAAAGATAGGGTGAATACTCTCTTGCTAGTGTCGACCCTTATAGCCACTGTGACTTTTGCAGCTGCCTTCACAATGCCTGGAGGGTTAAATGATTTAGAGCCAGACCATGGCCTGACCACTTTGCTAAATAAGCTCATATTTAAGGCATTTGTGATTTTTGACAACATCGCAATGTACAGTGCTATATTGATGTCTGTCTCCCTGATGTGGGCGCAATTAGGTGACCTTACTCTGGTAATCAATTCTCTAAGATTAGCTGTGCCATTGTTGGGAGTCTATCTCACCATGATGTCTTTAGCCTTCATGGCTGCGGTGTACGTTGTGATTAGCAAACTCTTCTGGCTCTCGCTTGTTTGCTTCACACTGGGGCTCATTTTTCTTGCCTGTCTTGCAACACTCTTTTTCCCGTTCATTCTACCCATCTCCTCCAATAAAACCATTGTACGTTCCGCCTCCTATTATGCATTTTGTCTGTTGATGTTGGGTTCCGGATGCTTCTTTGATCCCGATGTAGAGAACAATTATCATCCATTTAGGTGGCAGGAATGA
- the LOC135152310 gene encoding protein ACCELERATED CELL DEATH 6-like, with translation MSLLDLKVEHRVRNRQSAILWKERLRRLKSLKDPRTSTPITNAAESIGIQQQQIMDLELWEAAKNGDVDNFITCLEIFSKYNDAPLSTIFSQLTFPGQDTFLHVAAGYGHEDLVSFIVNHFFELVTCRNHKGDLALHLAARAGHVGVVAMLLRVEEEKEGNETQAKFPCLAVNDDGNTALHEAMLYNHKDVANCLIESNIEAAYYVNKQGKSPLYLAVESSEIEYVSSILHGQSENMHLLDEQLTKGRSLMHAAIRIQSIGMPPILIQFFRISRIVIFGLRLLH, from the coding sequence ATGAGTCTTCTTGATTTGAAGGTAGAACACCGAGTTCGAAATAGACAGTCAGCAATTTTATGGAAAGAACGACTGAGGAGACTCAAGAGTCTGAAGGATCCAAGAACTTCTACTCCCATAACAAATGCAGCAGAGAGTATAGGCATACAGCAGCAACAAATAATGGACCTGGAACTTTGGGAAGCTGCAAAGAATGGAGACGTTGACAACTTCATAACCTGTTTAGAGATATTTTCCAAATATAATGATGCTCCTCTATCAACCATTTTCAGCCAGTTGACTTTTCCTGGCCAAGATACATTCCTTCATGTTGCAGCCGGCTATGGACACGAAGATCTCGTTAGTTTCATTGTTAATCATTTCTTTGAACTGGTTACCTGCAGAAACCATAAAGGCGACTTGGCCTTACATTTGGCTGCCAGAGCTGGACATGTCGGTGTAGTTGCAATGCTTTTACGagttgaagaagaaaaagagggCAATGAAACGCAAGCAAAATTCCCATGTCTAGCTGTGAATGATGATGGAAACACTGCATTACATGAAGCCATGCTATATAATCATAAAGATGTAGCCAATTGCCTCATAGAGTCTAATATAGAGGCAGCATATTATGTGAATAAACAAGGCAAGTCGCCATTATATCTGGCTGTTGAATCTAGTGAGATTGAGTATGTCAGCAGCATATTGCACGGACAATCTGAAAACATGCATCTACTAGATGAGCAACTTACCAAGGGAAGATCCCTTATGCATGCAGCAATAAGGATACAGAGCATAGGTATGCCTCCTATCCTTATTCAATTTTTTCGCATTTCTAGAATTGTCATCTTTGGGCTCAGACTTCTGCATTAG